Within the Marasmius oreades isolate 03SP1 chromosome 10, whole genome shotgun sequence genome, the region TCCCACGAATAGAATCTTGTCTGGGTTGTTTACTGCAACTAGTTTCGCAAGGGCTCTCATGAGAGGCTACATGTATCTGTCAAGATTGAACAAGAGGGAGTCTCAGATCGACACTCACTTCATTATCCTGCATTCGCCCCGCAGTGTCGATCAAGACCACGTCGAAGTCGTTATCGCGAGCTATGACACAAAGCTGTCAGAGATGAACGACGTAGACAGGTGAAGCACAGTTACCATAAGAGATGGCTTCCCTGGCAATGGCAGCAGCATCCTTCCCATATCCACGCTCGAAGAGTTCTACTTTACTTTTGCTGTCACCTGCATCATTGACGCCCAGCATGCTGAGATTCCGAGCATGAACTCGTAATTGTTCCACGGCGCCACTCCTACACCTATTAGAAAGGACAGCGTTGACACCCGACTGTTAAACGAACCGGAAAGTGTCGCAAGCGGCGATCATAACGCGAAGGTCATTTTGAATAAGCCAAAAGCATACTTTAGCCAGATTTGTACTTTTTCCAACGCCATTCACACCGACAAAGGTGATGGTGTAAGGCATGCGCTGTTGAGTAGACGCGAGCGGCGACGAGAGCTTATTCCGAATCGAGAGTAGTAAATCTGTTGAAGTCTTCGGCGTGAGTATCCGAGTCAAGGAAGTCGATAGGGCGACCTGAACGGCAGAATTTATGCCTATCGAAGCCCAGCGAAGAGCGGTCAGAGAGTGTCCTAGCTCAGAGTCAAAAACGAGGGCGTACTCTGGAATCCTCCGACTTTCTTTCCGACTAAGCTCTCACCGACCGCTTCACATACTTTATCTGCAATCTCTTTCGCaacgttcttcttcatcaggTGCTGCTTCATTCCTTCCAGCACGGGCTTGAGGTCTTGCTCTGTCAAAATTTTCGATCCCGTTAATCTTGTAAAAAGGGAGCTCAAAGCTCCAAATGACCCAGACGTGGAAGATGACGCCTTCTCGGTGGATTGCAGTGCGCGTGATATTACATTATCGGTGTCATCCATTCCAGCTGAATCTCTCGAGAACTCCCAGTCTTTCACTTCATAGAGTCCATCACGGTTACAGGTTCCAAGCGATGCTTGATCTACCAAGGCTTGGAGATCACGGGAATTTAGATCATCTGGCGATGTCGCTTTGTCCAAACTAAAGTCAAGCGAAGCCATATCGGACTCTGATGGGGCTTCATCACCCCATTTACGCTGAGCTTTCGTTCTAGTCTTTTTCTTCGACGGGAACTCGGAGCTGGCCAGACGGAAATACGCGGTAAGGGTCACGGGTGatacgagaagaaagagatatACGTACTCGGAGGTGGGGGTGCTATCTCTGCCACTTCCGGTATCCGAAACCGTCCGTCCTCCACGTCCTCCACGTCTACCGCCCCGCCCCCGCAAACGATTTTTGAGTGCCTGAACGTTGCGTGCTATTGTTTGTTCGTCCTGCGGAGTATCAGATGACACTGGCGAATTTAGAAATGAGCAATCGTTTGCTATTGAAAATTTGTGGGTAGCGTACCAATATCAGGATCGTCTGAGGGTGGAGTCGAGTTTATGATAGGTTGAGTTCGGTTAACGTTCCTCAACCTTTGCTGGCGCTCCTGTAGGTTTGCGTTGGTGGTTAGAAAAGTAGCTAAAAAGTCGAACAGACCTGTGCAGCTTTATCTTCAAAACTTTTTAACACTTTGTCAAACACTTTATTCCAGCCTTCAAACGCGGTGGCGAAGTTGAACGGTGTAATAGCGTCCTTGGCTACGACTTGCCCAGAATTGACTGCGTGTAGTGAAGCTACAAAGGTTGTTATTATCGGCTGGAATAATTTCACGAAAAGAGTTTTGAGGGCGGATAGGAGCTCATCCACATAAGTCAATTGCAAGATACGCTGGTACGCAACCTATATGGTATTAGATGATATCCTGGCAGAGGGAGTCTGAGAAACTGACCACGAATATTAATTCCAACTCATTAACGAACGTCCATTTGACGGCATAGCTGCCCTTTTCATATTTCTCCTCTGACGTTCGTCCTTCGATCAGGGCTTCGCGAATTAGAGAATTTACGGGGGATTCGGAAGAAGAGGCTAGTTGGGATGCATCAGGAGTGAAGGAGCGAGACCATAAGACTATTCCTCCTGAAAAATAATAATAAGAGAACAGAAAATACGCCAGAGTGAATGCAAGTAACCTTTATGAGATATTGAGCAGTGGTCCAACATAATGGGGCAATAGAAGGCTGTTTGTCCGGCAAATCAAGAGGGTGGCAGTGTGCTGAGCTTTCCCACCCGTCTTCTGCTTTATCCTCCACCAACAACAACGATAATGAGCGCCTTGGCTGCGTAAGGTTCAGTTTAATCCTCTTGTCGGTTGACTTACAATATCCGTAGGGTCCTCCCTCAACCTACGTACGCACCCACCTTGGAAGATGGCGAGGATGACGACGTTCCACAACTGGGTCAAGGCTCTCAACAAGTAATTCAACGTCCCACCATCCCACCGTATGGACAACGTCGAGGTTGGAAACCTTCGCGTCAAGAGGACTTCGGTACTTCAAATCAATCGTTTTTTATTCCTTAGTCTTCTGAATCATGCATAGGTGATGGTGGATCCTATCCAGAATGCCCAATCGCACAATATCCGTTGGAAATGGGGAAAAAGAAGGTGCGTTGCTACCCATTTTCCTTCACCCAAGTTCTGATGAACTAGCTCTAAGGCTTCGTCTGGCAATACACTAGCTCTGCAGGTTGACAGCGAAGGAAATGTTCGCTACGACGCCATAGCACACCAAGGCCAACGACACGGCAAAATCGTCCAATCTCAATTTAAAGATTTAGTCCCCCTTGCTTACCGAAAGGACCTCGAAGAAACTGATCGCTCTATGGATCGACCATCCGAAGAAGACGTTCAAGAAACGGCAGAAAAGACTCGCGCTGCCCTCGAAAAGATTGTCCACGGCAAGATAAAGGCAGCTCAACCCAAAAACGTTCCTGACAGCCAAGGGAAAACATCGTTCATCCGTTATACTCCTGGGCAGCAGAATGGTGATGGCCTCAAGCAGAGGATAATTAAAATGACAGAAGTCGTGGAAGACCCGCTAGAGCCACCTCGTTTCAAGCATAAGAAAATACCAAGAGGACCACCaagtcctcctcctcccgtgCTACGTAGTCCGCCTCGGAAAGCTACCGCGGCTGAGCAGAAGGAGTGGATGATCCCTCCATGCATCTCTAACTGGAAGAACAACAAGGGTTTCACCATCCCACTCGACAAGCGTCTGGCGGCAGATGGTAGAGGTCTACAAGACGTATGCCGCTTCTTTATTTGGGTTAAGCTAAACCTTGACTTTGACGTTGATACTCTTACAGGTTCACATTAATGACAACTTCGCCAAATTCTCGGAAGCTCTTTTCGTTGCAGACAGACATGCCAGAGAGGAAGTGCGACAACGGTCGTTAATGCAGCAGAAAATTGCtcaaaaggagaaggaagcaaAGGAGCAGAATTTGCGTATGCTCGCCCAGCGTTcccgagaagaaagaggaggCATCACATCCGCGAAACCTTCAGCTCAAACTCAAGCTGCTATGAAATCATCATTAGCGGCGTATGGAAGCGATAGCGAGAGTGGTGGGTCCGATGCTGAATCCAACGATAGCGCGGAGGATGAGGAGGCTAGAAGGATACGCGATGAGATGCGTTCAGAGAAGAGGCGCGATAGGCAGCGTGAAATGAGAATGAACAATATGGGTCAGGAACAACGAGCCAAGCAGCTTGCACGCCAGCAGAATCGCGACATCTCCGAGAAAGTTGCTTTGGGGCTTGCAAAGCCTACACTTTCGAAGGAGAGTATGTTGGATTCGAGGTTGTTCAACCAAGAGTCTTTATCGAGCAACTTTGCCGAAGACGAGTCCTACAATCTCTACGACAAACCCCTCTTCCACGGGTCTACCGCTGCAGCAGCGATATATAAAGCCCGAGGTGATATTCAGGAGGGTAATGATGAGTCCTTTGGTGGAGGTACGGACGAGGGAATTGGAAAGGCGCTGGATAACGATCGATTCAGTCTGGGCAAACCTAAAGTTGGTTTCGAAGGCGCCAACGAACAGGAGGTTCGGGAAGGTCCCGTACAATTCGAGAAGGATACTGGGGATGTCTTCGGTGTGAATCAGTTCCTGTCAGAGGCAAGTACTGGGAAGAAACGTGGCCTGGATTCTGCAGGGTAAGTTCCATTCGTCTCGTCTACTATGAGATCTTCTGATTTTGATTCCTTTCCACAGTGGTAGTGGTTCGCGGAAACGTCAGCAACTTGACAGGGCTGAGGACCGGGAGTAGTTTGTTTGTATTTCTATCTCTATAATCCATTATGAGACCTGTATGTTCTGGTTTTGACGGGATACTTTCCGGTGGCATTGAGCCAAGTAGGAGTACCAGAGTTTGAAACAGCTCAATCTTATCTTATTTAAAGTTACGTAATCCATCGCAATATTTCGTGAGAATCTTAGTCCACGAAGTTGGACACACGTACACCCACTGATGATCATGTCGTGAAGTCGTTCTCGCCTTCTCACTTACTGGTATCCGATGTAAAAAAACTTCCACGGGATTCCGTCGCCAAAAGGATATTTGGTATCTATCGCAACTTGCCTTACCCTTGTCATGGGCCAATCGTGAACCCACAGGTAAAGTACGTTTTACTGTCATACTAAGGTTTCTACTTATTCACTTTTCAGGCTTTATGAAAGACAGGAATTGACATCGGTTACACCTATTCAATTCATGGATGTATTAAGCTGGAGACTCTGGGTGGAGACTCTAGGTGGCTGGTCTCATTGGACACGAGTTGGAGATCCAAGCTACATCTGACTCCACCATACGCCTATGGAAGCTCCTTTCATCGAGCAGATCCTTACGCATATCAGGTGCAAGCTGATATTCCTTGGATATGGTCTAAATGAATGCGTTTTCCGCACTTCAACCTTCAGGCGAACCTGAATCCTAATGATCTATACATCTTTGGCAACCCTTGGAGTCTGTTGGAGACACCTGTTGCATTGCGGACCCCGTCATAATACATATCGTCAAGCTGAAGAAGCAATACTTGCATTGCGTTGCCGGCTGTCGCTTGATCTTTGTAGTCGGGCATTTGACAGCCCTGGCAGTGGATGCCCGCGATACCAACCAGACCAGACCTGACCCTATTCTTGGATATTGCACCCAAACGTCCATCGAACTGTAGCAACTTACGCATGGAAACGGTAATTGCATAGACACTTCCATACTTGGCCTATACATGCACTCGGACGGCCTCCTCTAGCCTCCTCTCCTGTCGGATACTCATGGAAATCCAAATATGTACATCAACTCACCCTCCGGCGTCCCTTTTCCTTGCTCTAGGACAGTAGGTCGCCACTGATAAATTGACATGGTGTGTACCAAGTTTGATTTAGCGCAAAaatgttttttcttttcacgGTTCATGACCTTATCATGCTGCAACTCAGCGTCCTTTAATTGTTTCGCACATGGGCACATAGTGTGGTGCTGGTGGTCCAGGCTTTCGCGGCGTCTCATTGTACAGTATTATCCTGACTGTGTCGGCCTTTACGGTGTGCTACGACCATCGGTGGTCCTGAATCAAGGAGTTTTCTGTACTACTCCCGCGGGTTCGTCGCTTTGCATATTTCCGTTGTGCATCCAGGGCTCGCCGCTCTCTGATGATTTCATTGGGCACGGTCTTTCTCCAAGCCTTAGGCTCCAGCCTCCTGCGTCAACCCTGCGCTCTATGGAAGTGTGAACTCTGGAAGCGTCCAGGCCATCATTCTACGAAAACAGTAACGTTCCTCCTGACGGGACCGCTCGCCGAGTCGTACGAAGAAAATACTCGCACTTGTAAGTATGCAATTCCAAGACTTTGACGGGAAACGGGTAAGCGAATCGCCCTGACTATGTATTTGCATTAATATTGACTGTGAACAGATAGGAACTCAGTTCCTTGGGAATATGTAACTTTCTAATGCTGATCCTCATAAGAATCCGGGCTTCTTCGTTCGATTGAAATTCGTATAATTCTTGATTCCGAAATTAACTGAATTCGTGGACAATACTTAACCCACAGCGGGCTAAATGTCGCACCCCGAGAGGGGCAATGATTAATGATGCAGGCCTGACACATCGAGCTTCGGCGACTGTCTAGTTCAAACGATAAGCCCGAACTTGGCCCGAGCGGTATGTTTTTTGCCTTCGGCGTCAGTCTCACCTCACCGTGATGGTTGTTTCGTGGTAGGTAACAGGAAACCAAACGAGGATAGGGATACATGtgtttcattattattcatTCCCAACCATGAGGTGACCTTCGAAGCTTCACTTAGATGAAACTGTTCGTTCACAGCTTGTGACGATAAAAGATAGGGACGCAGCGGCTGTCCACAAGGGACTCCTTCGGGTTTCACATCGTCGATAAGAGTCTTGTTGAGTAGTGTGATTCTTCACTTAAACTGGAAATGGAGGTATTCATTCTGGAATTTTCGGATGGATGTATTTCGATGGATGGACAGGGGAGAATAATATTTGCAATATATTAAATGCGAACGTTCTATTTTTATGTTAGAAGAAAATGATTGCATTGGTAGTAATACAGTATGTGCGGGTGAACTGAGACGAAAGGTTAAGTGGAAGTCCGATTATGGAATACTGATACAGGCTACGATATGGTGGGAAATTGGAAGGACGAGGACGGTGTCAGTGCAAGTATGGCCGCGGCGGAAGATGTTCGCGATCGGTTTCTCCTTCCGACGAATTGTGGTTCGGTGTCGGTAGTAGCAAGTGACTGCCACAGATGACATACTTGTCGATATTATTATTTGACAACATGAGGACAGGTGATGTAAGACAGGACCCCGATGATGGGTGGCCTTGTGTTGGAAATCAAAAGATCCAGGGTACCCTGTTGCTAGTGGAGTAATGGAATTTCGGTATAGGGACGGGATGTCGATTGTGAGACGCGGACGGAAGGAATAATTGTTGTTGCTGTAGCGCTGTGCCGCAG harbors:
- a CDS encoding uncharacterized protein (antiSMASH:Cluster_10.2) yields the protein MESLVKNVLCRSKPPVFPRSEELLGSLGLAFLSVNNSYPSTQGESVYPLFSSGQVSSNYYFRPVPPFHSDRCRVFNGFIWQAGFTAAQRYSNNNYSFRPRLTIDIPSLYRNSITPLATGYPGSFDFQHKATHHRGPVLHHLSSCCQIIISTSMSSVAVTCYYRHRTTIRRKEKPIANIFRRGHTCTDTVLVLPISHHIVACISIP
- a CDS encoding uncharacterized protein (BUSCO:EOG09264DT4; antiSMASH:Cluster_10.2) translates to MSALAAVLPQPTYAPTLEDGEDDDVPQLGQGSQQVIQRPTIPPYGQRRGWKPSRQEDFGDGGSYPECPIAQYPLEMGKKKASSGNTLALQVDSEGNVRYDAIAHQGQRHGKIVQSQFKDLVPLAYRKDLEETDRSMDRPSEEDVQETAEKTRAALEKIVHGKIKAAQPKNVPDSQGKTSFIRYTPGQQNGDGLKQRIIKMTEVVEDPLEPPRFKHKKIPRGPPSPPPPVLRSPPRKATAAEQKEWMIPPCISNWKNNKGFTIPLDKRLAADGRGLQDVHINDNFAKFSEALFVADRHAREEVRQRSLMQQKIAQKEKEAKEQNLRMLAQRSREERGGITSAKPSAQTQAAMKSSLAAYGSDSESGGSDAESNDSAEDEEARRIRDEMRSEKRRDRQREMRMNNMGQEQRAKQLARQQNRDISEKVALGLAKPTLSKESMLDSRLFNQESLSSNFAEDESYNLYDKPLFHGSTAAAAIYKARGDIQEGNDESFGGGTDEGIGKALDNDRFSLGKPKVGFEGANEQEVREGPVQFEKDTGDVFGVNQFLSEASTGKKRGLDSAGGSGSRKRQQLDRAEDRE
- a CDS encoding uncharacterized protein (antiSMASH:Cluster_10.2), whose protein sequence is MLDHCSISHKGGIVLWSRSFTPDASQLASSSESPVNSLIREALIEGRTSEEKYEKGSYAVKWTFVNELELIFVVAYQRILQLTYVDELLSALKTLFVKLFQPIITTFVASLHAVNSGQVVAKDAITPFNFATAFEGWNKVFDKVLKSFEDKAAQERQQRLRNVNRTQPIINSTPPSDDPDIVSSDTPQDEQTIARNVQALKNRLRGRGGRRGGRGGRTVSDTGSGRDSTPTSDSEFPSKKKTRTKAQRKWGDEAPSESDMASLDFSLDKATSPDDLNSRDLQALVDQASLGTCNRDGLYEVKDWEFSRDSAGMDDTDNVISRALQSTEKASSSTSGSFGALSSLFTRLTGSKILTEQDLKPVLEGMKQHLMKKNVAKEIADKVCEAVGESLVGKKVGGFQSINSAVQVALSTSLTRILTPKTSTDLLLSIRNKLSSPLASTQQRMPYTITFVGVNGVGKSTNLAKVCFWLIQNDLRVMIAACDTFRSGAVEQLRVHARNLSMLGVNDAGDSKSKVELFERGYGKDAAAIAREAISYARDNDFDVVLIDTAGRMQDNEPLMRALAKLVAVNNPDKILFVGEALVGNEAVDQLTKFDRALRDFSATSGSGKERGIDGMLVTKWDTVDDKVGAALSMTYVTGQPIIFVGCGQTYTDLRQLRVSNVVQAILSD